AGAGGGATTATTTTATGGTATTCTGGCCTGAAATCTGGATGAATTACTTTTTTATCCTTTGAAAGTTCCAATGTTTTATCATGAACCCCTTTTTTTATCGTTCCTTTGCAGTCAGGGCATTTGAAATTGTTTTCTACGGCATCTTCCAATGTAAATCTTGTAAAACATCTGGTACATGCGGTTAAGTGATATTTTCCAAGATTTGGGTCAAGTCCATAGTTTGCCGTTATTTTATTATGTTTTAAAACCTTTTTTATCTCTTCGAAGTTCGTTTCAAGTCCGCCAAGTTCATCCACGTCCATCTGGTTAAATTCCCGTCCAAGCCGGTGGGAATAAAATGAATGAGCATCAGAATTGCTTAAAAAAGGTAAATCTCGAAGTTCTTCAACCATATCAGCCATATCAGTATCTGCAGAAAGTCCTAACTCGATAAAATCCGGTTTTTTTCCATAACAGTTGTAAATTGACGTAAATGACTTGTAAATACTTGTCCACGGCGTAAATGCATGAGCTGGGCCCATAAGTCCGCCTAAATCCCGTACTGCATCGAAAATTTCCATTCCGCCTAATGAAACTCTGGGCCTACCATCAGCGTCAATATTTTTTGAAAATTTTGAAAATTTATCTCTTAAATCGTGAGCCTGAGAAGTATGTGGTAAATATATC
This Methanococcus maripaludis C5 DNA region includes the following protein-coding sequences:
- a CDS encoding TIGR00375 family protein translates to MIINADLHIHSKYSMGTSKYMDIGNILKYGPVKGLDLIATGDCLHAKWLEEIEKYADKPLLLSTEVEDRNRVHHLIYLPHTSQAHDLRDKFSKFSKNIDADGRPRVSLGGMEIFDAVRDLGGLMGPAHAFTPWTSIYKSFTSIYNCYGKKPDFIELGLSADTDMADMVEELRDLPFLSNSDAHSFYSHRLGREFNQMDVDELGGLETNFEEIKKVLKHNKITANYGLDPNLGKYHLTACTRCFTRFTLEDAVENNFKCPDCKGTIKKGVHDKTLELSKDKKVIHPDFRPEYHKIIPLAEIISLAIGKNIGTKSVDTIWEQYITKYGNEIDILINEDINEVKKINEHVGKIIELFRTDKIYIYPGGGGEYGHISKVPVSVKWYKPKLTLDSWVKK